One Deinococcus sp. LM3 genomic region harbors:
- the minE gene encoding cell division topological specificity factor MinE, translated as MFSWMKRGRSKETLKDRLELVLAYDRAQIPPGKVDALRQDLLEVVRRYFPTGNSSVEIEQRGDMVVLMANIPLDEDRPAASDRSR; from the coding sequence GTGTTTTCCTGGATGAAACGTGGCCGCAGCAAGGAGACCCTGAAAGACCGCCTGGAACTGGTGCTGGCGTATGACCGGGCGCAGATTCCGCCGGGCAAGGTCGACGCGCTGCGTCAGGATCTGCTGGAGGTCGTGCGGCGGTACTTCCCGACCGGGAACAGTTCCGTGGAGATCGAGCAGCGCGGCGACATGGTCGTGCTGATGGCGAACATTCCGCTGGACGAGGACCGTCCGGCTGCCTCCGACCGGAGCCGCTGA
- a CDS encoding MBL fold metallo-hydrolase yields MGSLVSLAPGVRYLPGAVNSLVVEDGRGGALLVDTGLDDGHARRLLRGLTELNLTPTGILNTHSHADHHGGNAFILKKFPELKVFAPPLEDAVITHPILEPITLFGARPPRELQSKFLLAPPSPARLAPEPGLTRIGGAVVELLEVAGHASMMYAVRVGEVLYAADALFGDVALAKHPLTFCADSALQKEAAARLGELEGVRVTLPGHGDPTPDLTRLVAANLAAYARTTAAVLEAVQLGAAGVDDLLVRVCGALGVTMDSAGAVVLNRAVVSAHLTELLEAGQVHMKVRGNRLLFVAGA; encoded by the coding sequence ATGGGTTCTCTTGTCTCGTTGGCTCCGGGGGTGCGTTACCTGCCGGGCGCGGTGAACAGTCTGGTGGTCGAGGACGGCCGGGGCGGGGCGCTGCTGGTGGATACCGGGCTGGATGACGGGCACGCGCGCCGGCTGCTGCGCGGCCTGACGGAGCTGAACCTGACGCCGACCGGGATTCTGAACACGCACAGTCACGCCGATCATCACGGCGGGAATGCGTTCATCCTGAAGAAATTCCCGGAGCTCAAGGTGTTCGCGCCGCCGCTGGAGGACGCGGTGATCACGCACCCGATTCTGGAACCCATCACGCTGTTCGGGGCGCGCCCGCCCAGGGAGTTGCAGAGCAAGTTCCTGCTCGCGCCGCCCAGCCCGGCGCGACTGGCCCCGGAACCGGGCCTGACGCGAATCGGGGGCGCGGTGGTGGAGCTGCTGGAGGTGGCCGGGCACGCCAGCATGATGTACGCCGTACGGGTGGGCGAGGTGCTGTACGCCGCCGACGCGCTGTTCGGAGACGTGGCCCTGGCCAAGCACCCGCTGACGTTCTGCGCGGACTCGGCGTTGCAGAAGGAGGCGGCCGCCCGCCTGGGTGAACTGGAGGGCGTGCGCGTCACGCTGCCCGGTCACGGGGACCCCACCCCGGATCTGACACGGCTGGTCGCGGCGAACCTCGCGGCGTACGCGCGCACGACGGCGGCCGTGCTGGAGGCCGTGCAGCTCGGCGCGGCGGGCGTGGACGACCTGCTGGTGCGGGTGTGCGGCGCGCTGGGCGTCACCATGGACAGTGCGGGGGCGGTGGTCCTGAACCGCGCAGTCGTCAGCGCCCACCTGACCGAGCTGCTGGAGGCCGGGCAGGTGCACATGAAGGTTCGCGGGAACCGCCTGCTGTTTGTGGCCGGAGCCTAA
- the ruvC gene encoding crossover junction endodeoxyribonuclease RuvC codes for MIVLGIDPGLANLGLGLVEGDVRKARHLYHVCLTTESAWIMPRRLQYLHEEVSRLIAEYRPDAVAIEDQILRKQADVAFKVGQAFGVVQLACAQAGVPVHTYGPMQVKRSLVGTGRAEKEQVIYMVKATLGVRELFNNHAADALALALTHLASAPMQSRVAAGLAVR; via the coding sequence GTGATCGTACTTGGCATCGACCCCGGACTCGCGAACCTCGGCCTCGGGCTGGTGGAGGGTGACGTGCGCAAGGCCCGCCACCTGTACCACGTGTGCCTGACCACCGAGAGCGCCTGGATCATGCCGCGCCGCCTTCAGTACCTGCACGAGGAAGTCAGCCGCCTGATCGCCGAGTACCGGCCGGACGCCGTGGCGATCGAGGATCAGATTCTGCGCAAGCAGGCGGACGTGGCGTTCAAGGTCGGGCAGGCGTTCGGGGTGGTGCAACTGGCGTGCGCGCAGGCAGGCGTGCCGGTGCACACCTACGGGCCGATGCAGGTCAAGCGGTCGCTGGTGGGAACCGGCCGCGCCGAGAAGGAGCAGGTGATCTACATGGTCAAGGCGACGCTGGGCGTGCGTGAACTGTTCAACAACCACGCGGCCGACGCGCTGGCCCTGGCCCTGACGCACCTGGCGAGCGCGCCCATGCAGTCGCGGGTCGCGGCGGGCCTCGCGGTCCGTTAA
- the minD gene encoding septum site-determining protein MinD — protein MNAKVIVVTSGKGGVGKTTTTANIGAALAKLGEKVAVIDVDVGLRNLDVVMGLESRVVFDLVDVLEGKCRMSQALIRDKRVENLFLLPASQTRDKDALDPEVFKGVVRDLIETEGFDRILIDSPAGIESGFRTAAAPAEGALVVVNPEVSSVRDADRIIGLLEAQQINEIRLVINRLRPKMVASGNMLSEADILDILGVKPIGIVPEDEGIIVSTNVGEPAVLGKTKAGEAFMATARRLKGEDVPYPKFEEDKGFLAALRRLFGGA, from the coding sequence ATGAATGCCAAGGTTATTGTGGTCACGTCCGGCAAGGGGGGCGTGGGTAAAACCACGACCACTGCGAACATAGGAGCGGCACTCGCGAAACTGGGTGAGAAGGTCGCGGTCATCGACGTGGATGTGGGTCTGCGGAACCTGGATGTGGTGATGGGGCTGGAGTCGCGGGTGGTGTTCGACCTGGTGGACGTGCTGGAAGGCAAGTGCCGCATGAGTCAGGCGCTGATCCGCGATAAGCGCGTGGAGAACCTGTTCCTGCTGCCCGCCAGTCAGACGCGCGACAAGGACGCGCTGGACCCGGAGGTGTTCAAGGGTGTGGTGCGGGATCTGATCGAGACCGAGGGTTTCGACCGGATCCTGATCGATTCCCCGGCGGGGATCGAGTCCGGGTTCCGCACGGCGGCTGCCCCGGCGGAGGGGGCGCTGGTGGTCGTGAACCCCGAGGTGTCCAGCGTGCGTGACGCCGACCGCATCATCGGGCTGCTGGAGGCGCAGCAGATCAACGAGATCCGGCTGGTCATCAACCGCCTGCGTCCCAAGATGGTCGCCAGCGGGAACATGCTCTCGGAGGCGGACATCCTGGACATCCTGGGGGTCAAGCCGATCGGGATCGTGCCGGAGGACGAGGGGATCATCGTGTCCACGAACGTGGGGGAGCCGGCGGTGCTGGGCAAGACCAAGGCGGGCGAGGCGTTCATGGCGACGGCCCGGCGCCTGAAGGGTGAGGACGTGCCGTACCCGAAGTTCGAGGAGGACAAGGGATTCCTGGCGGCGCTGCGCCGACTGTTCGGGGGGGCCTGA
- a CDS encoding DUF4385 domain-containing protein yields the protein MPKFDYSLHYAQLDLRAHPELYRVGVGEQGVLLVQPYKSELLPHWRFATPELARESSEVIYGMFLAYLQAGEFVGADMARKFLQMGFTRARRYANHRGGKKYDGPVPEDKKGQSGAHGRAELPRSPEDPVKAESARIFKAKWDEAEANEQYAALKKAHKAQYG from the coding sequence ATGCCGAAATTCGATTACTCCCTCCATTACGCCCAACTGGACCTGCGCGCGCATCCGGAACTGTACCGGGTGGGGGTGGGCGAGCAGGGTGTGCTGCTGGTCCAGCCGTACAAGTCGGAGTTGCTGCCGCACTGGCGGTTTGCGACGCCGGAACTGGCGCGCGAGAGCAGTGAGGTCATCTACGGAATGTTCCTGGCGTACCTGCAAGCCGGGGAGTTCGTGGGGGCAGACATGGCGCGCAAGTTCCTGCAGATGGGTTTCACGCGCGCCCGCCGCTACGCGAACCACCGGGGCGGCAAGAAGTACGACGGCCCGGTCCCGGAGGACAAGAAGGGCCAGAGCGGCGCGCACGGCCGCGCGGAACTGCCCCGCAGCCCGGAAGACCCGGTTAAGGCCGAGTCCGCCCGCATCTTCAAGGCGAAATGGGACGAGGCCGAGGCGAATGAGCAGTACGCCGCCCTGAAAAAAGCCCACAAGGCCCAGTACGGCTGA
- a CDS encoding A24 family peptidase, producing MTPDVLLVIFAALLGLLVGSFSNVLIWRLPRGESIAFPPSHCPNCDHRLGVPDLVPVLSWLSLGGKCRYCRAPIKARYPVVELLTGLGYGVIAALFPPLVVGWGALGLMVLFTILLVGSAIDLDTYTIPDELTLPGTALGILFGFLNGRAGTEGLPDLAGAVQGALLGAGLVVAINQFGSWVLRRFRERSYPEAPIGYQQISLALLAGAWLGPWWGLGAALLSAAVNVAARRVVRVPELLTLGGLLVSVVLGSAGYGPGMILMVQGALAAAGATSLVAGVYWWLKYRGQSADEGADEPADASAMGFGDVKLAAVIGAFLGWERLLLTLVVAVFAGALFGVAQLAMKRENRVKFGPFLAVGALVALIWGAQIIQGYRDGLGL from the coding sequence GTGACCCCTGACGTCCTCCTCGTGATCTTTGCTGCCCTGCTCGGCCTGCTGGTCGGGTCGTTCTCGAACGTGCTGATCTGGCGCCTGCCGCGCGGCGAGAGTATCGCCTTCCCGCCGAGTCACTGCCCCAACTGCGATCACCGGCTGGGCGTGCCGGATCTGGTGCCGGTGCTGTCGTGGCTGAGCCTGGGTGGCAAGTGCCGGTACTGCCGGGCGCCCATCAAGGCGCGGTACCCGGTGGTGGAACTGCTGACCGGGCTGGGGTACGGCGTGATCGCGGCGCTGTTCCCGCCGCTGGTGGTCGGGTGGGGCGCGCTGGGGCTGATGGTGCTGTTCACGATCCTCCTGGTCGGGAGTGCCATTGACCTGGACACGTACACCATCCCGGACGAGCTGACGCTGCCGGGCACGGCGCTGGGCATCCTGTTCGGGTTCCTGAACGGCCGGGCCGGCACCGAGGGCCTGCCGGACCTGGCGGGCGCGGTGCAGGGCGCGCTGCTGGGCGCGGGTCTGGTCGTGGCGATCAACCAGTTCGGGTCGTGGGTGCTGCGCCGCTTCCGGGAGCGGTCGTACCCGGAAGCGCCCATCGGGTACCAGCAGATCAGTCTGGCGCTGCTGGCCGGGGCGTGGCTGGGGCCGTGGTGGGGCCTGGGCGCGGCGCTGCTGTCGGCGGCCGTGAACGTGGCGGCCCGGCGCGTGGTGCGCGTGCCGGAACTGCTGACGCTGGGCGGCCTGCTGGTCAGCGTGGTGCTGGGCAGCGCCGGGTACGGCCCGGGCATGATCCTGATGGTGCAGGGCGCACTGGCCGCGGCGGGCGCCACGTCGCTGGTGGCGGGCGTGTACTGGTGGCTGAAGTACCGTGGGCAGAGCGCAGACGAGGGGGCCGACGAACCGGCCGACGCGAGTGCCATGGGCTTCGGGGACGTGAAACTGGCCGCCGTGATCGGCGCGTTCCTGGGCTGGGAGCGGCTGCTGCTGACGCTGGTGGTCGCGGTGTTCGCCGGGGCGCTGTTCGGCGTGGCCCAGCTCGCCATGAAACGCGAGAACCGCGTGAAGTTCGGGCCGTTCCTGGCGGTGGGCGCGCTGGTCGCCCTGATCTGGGGCGCGCAGATCATCCAAGGTTACCGCGACGGCCTGGGGCTGTAA
- a CDS encoding MFS transporter, whose amino-acid sequence MRTLGFAWMGFSDSWVELLAAAVLAGVGGGLFDAPKSAAITQVTPPEHRTRMFSLTSMSGNAGMVMGPLIGAALLGLGFRTAALSAAAVYLLAGAVMAVTLPHLRPQRLAASSLDGLRAAAADTRFRRFTLVLIGYFILSTQINVAVTLKAIALAGNGATGPLYGLSAGLAVLLQYPLLRLVERFVPVRSALVAAVLLVGAALGLMSVAATFPQLLVCVALYSLGTMIVYPTQQTLTARFAPPGRVGSYFGFSAISLGVGGAVGSVLGGALVDGGAGLGFPALPWLTLAVIGVVTALGLRWALRGLPAHAGSESG is encoded by the coding sequence CTGCGGACGCTGGGGTTCGCGTGGATGGGCTTCAGTGACTCGTGGGTGGAGTTGCTGGCGGCGGCGGTGCTGGCGGGCGTGGGGGGCGGCCTGTTCGACGCGCCTAAGAGTGCGGCGATCACGCAGGTGACCCCGCCCGAGCACCGCACGCGGATGTTCAGTCTGACCAGCATGTCCGGGAACGCGGGCATGGTGATGGGGCCACTGATCGGGGCGGCGCTGCTGGGCCTGGGGTTCCGGACGGCGGCGCTGTCGGCGGCGGCCGTGTACCTGCTGGCGGGGGCGGTGATGGCGGTCACGTTGCCGCACCTGCGGCCGCAGCGGCTCGCGGCGAGCAGTCTGGACGGCCTGCGGGCGGCGGCGGCCGATACGCGGTTCCGGCGGTTCACGCTGGTGCTGATCGGGTACTTCATCCTGAGTACGCAGATCAACGTGGCGGTCACCCTGAAAGCCATCGCGCTGGCCGGGAACGGCGCGACGGGGCCGCTGTACGGCCTGTCGGCGGGACTGGCGGTGCTGCTGCAGTACCCGCTGCTGCGGCTGGTCGAGCGCTTCGTGCCGGTGCGCTCGGCGCTGGTGGCGGCGGTGCTGCTGGTCGGCGCCGCGCTGGGGCTGATGTCGGTGGCCGCGACGTTCCCGCAACTGCTGGTCTGCGTGGCGCTGTACAGCCTGGGCACCATGATCGTGTACCCCACCCAGCAGACCCTGACAGCCCGGTTCGCGCCGCCTGGGCGGGTCGGGAGTTACTTCGGGTTCTCGGCGATCAGCCTGGGGGTGGGGGGCGCGGTGGGCAGCGTGCTGGGCGGCGCACTGGTGGACGGCGGCGCGGGGCTGGGCTTCCCGGCGTTGCCGTGGCTGACGCTGGCCGTGATCGGGGTGGTCACGGCGCTGGGGCTGCGCTGGGCGCTGCGGGGCCTGCCGGCGCACGCCGGGTCGGAATCCGGCTGA
- the rimO gene encoding 30S ribosomal protein S12 methylthiotransferase RimO: protein MMMEGNGPAVAGAKRVGFISLGCPKALVDSERILTQLRFEGYEVAASYENADAVIVNTCGFITPAVEESLSAIGEALEATGKVIVTGCLGERPEKIMERHPKVAAITGSEAVDDVMGHVRTLLPIDTSAFTGLLPVAAPGTRADAVQPEREDTRHGDVFAPSVKLTPKHYAYVKIAEGCNHTCSFCIIPKLRGLQVSRDAGSVLYEAYRLIAGGTKELMIISQDTSAYGVDVRYRESEFQGEQVRAHLTDLAVKLGEMGAWVRMHYVYPYPHVEKIVELMAQGKILPYLDVPLQHASPKILRSMRRPGAGKQLDTIRRWREICPELVIRSTFIVGFPGETEADFQELLQFLEDARLDRVGAFTYSDVDEADANALPDAVPQDVKEERLSRFMEVAQRISAERLAEKVGTVMDVIVDEFNDDEDDAPGTKLIGRTKGDAPGIDGQVYLFAGDFAGTVKIGDIVRVRIEDSDEYDLYGEVVETPAWKPNVPQLGHFGKH, encoded by the coding sequence ATGATGATGGAAGGCAATGGTCCCGCTGTGGCGGGCGCAAAACGGGTGGGGTTCATCAGTCTGGGGTGCCCGAAGGCGCTGGTGGACAGCGAGCGGATTCTGACGCAGCTGCGGTTCGAGGGCTACGAGGTGGCCGCCAGCTACGAGAACGCGGACGCGGTGATCGTGAATACCTGTGGGTTCATCACGCCGGCGGTCGAGGAGTCCCTGAGTGCGATCGGTGAGGCGCTGGAGGCGACAGGGAAGGTCATCGTGACCGGGTGCCTGGGCGAGCGGCCTGAGAAGATCATGGAGCGGCACCCGAAGGTCGCGGCGATCACGGGCAGTGAGGCGGTGGATGACGTGATGGGTCACGTGCGCACCCTGCTGCCGATCGATACGAGTGCGTTCACGGGTCTGCTGCCGGTGGCGGCGCCGGGCACACGGGCGGACGCCGTGCAGCCGGAGCGGGAGGATACGCGGCACGGGGACGTGTTCGCGCCGAGCGTGAAGCTGACGCCTAAGCACTACGCGTACGTGAAGATCGCGGAGGGCTGCAATCACACGTGTTCGTTCTGCATCATTCCGAAGTTGCGGGGGTTGCAGGTGTCCCGTGACGCCGGGTCGGTGCTGTACGAGGCGTACCGGCTGATCGCGGGCGGCACGAAGGAACTGATGATCATCTCGCAGGACACGAGTGCGTACGGCGTGGACGTCCGTTACCGCGAGAGCGAATTCCAGGGCGAGCAGGTCCGCGCGCACCTGACGGACCTGGCTGTGAAGCTGGGCGAGATGGGCGCGTGGGTGCGGATGCATTACGTGTACCCGTACCCGCACGTGGAGAAGATCGTGGAACTGATGGCGCAGGGCAAGATCCTGCCGTACCTGGACGTGCCGCTACAGCACGCCAGTCCGAAGATCCTGCGGTCCATGCGCCGCCCCGGTGCGGGCAAGCAGCTGGACACCATCCGCCGCTGGCGGGAGATCTGCCCGGAACTCGTGATCCGCTCCACGTTCATCGTGGGGTTCCCCGGTGAGACGGAGGCGGACTTTCAGGAGTTGCTGCAGTTCCTGGAGGACGCCCGCCTGGACCGCGTGGGGGCGTTCACGTACAGCGACGTGGACGAGGCCGACGCGAACGCCCTGCCGGACGCCGTGCCGCAGGACGTGAAGGAGGAGCGCCTGAGCCGCTTCATGGAGGTCGCGCAGCGCATCAGTGCCGAGCGGCTGGCCGAGAAGGTCGGCACCGTCATGGACGTGATCGTGGACGAGTTCAACGACGACGAGGACGACGCGCCGGGCACGAAATTGATCGGCCGCACCAAAGGGGACGCGCCGGGCATCGACGGGCAGGTGTACCTGTTCGCCGGTGACTTCGCCGGGACCGTGAAGATCGGGGACATCGTGCGAGTACGCATCGAGGACAGCGACGAGTACGACCTGTACGGCGAGGTCGTGGAGACGCCCGCCTGGAAACCCAACGTGCCGCAGCTGGGGCATTTCGGGAAGCACTGA
- a CDS encoding Dps family protein, translated as MTSKSKPAKKSASKATSDGKAVAGKASGKGGADAAHLNTTNNALVDHNYLTEAEFGTVAETLQRNLATTISLYLKFKKYHWDIRGRFFRDLHLAYDEFIEEIFPAIDEQAERLVALGGSPIAAPADIERFSVVKVPTETVRDARTQVADLVDDLSRVGRGFRDDSQTVDDANDPATADMYNGYAATIDKIRWMLQAMMDDDRMN; from the coding sequence ATGACCAGCAAATCCAAACCCGCCAAGAAATCCGCCAGCAAGGCCACCAGTGACGGCAAGGCCGTCGCCGGGAAAGCCAGCGGCAAGGGCGGCGCCGACGCCGCGCACCTGAACACCACCAACAACGCCCTGGTCGACCACAACTACCTGACGGAAGCCGAGTTCGGCACGGTCGCCGAGACGCTGCAACGCAACCTCGCCACGACCATCAGCCTGTACCTGAAGTTCAAGAAGTACCACTGGGACATCCGCGGCCGGTTCTTCCGCGACCTGCACCTCGCGTACGACGAGTTCATCGAGGAGATCTTCCCGGCCATCGACGAGCAGGCCGAGCGTCTGGTCGCGCTGGGCGGCAGCCCCATCGCCGCGCCCGCCGACATCGAGCGTTTCAGCGTCGTGAAGGTCCCCACCGAGACCGTCCGTGACGCCCGCACGCAGGTCGCGGACCTCGTGGACGACCTGAGCCGCGTGGGCCGCGGCTTCCGCGACGACAGCCAGACCGTCGACGACGCCAACGATCCCGCCACCGCCGACATGTACAACGGCTACGCCGCCACCATCGACAAGATCCGCTGGATGCTTCAGGCGATGATGGACGACGACCGGATGAACTGA
- a CDS encoding superoxide dismutase has translation MTVTRLLLGSTLALTLGSCAMMAPTMSYTLAKQPAGGALASSGMVDVKKDGMTVMTTARVMGLAPNTYYVAHYHLQGAASADPCSSGGAPIMNSALVGQSDATGMLTLTGSVAAADVMNATYFNIHTARDATGAPADAGVTCTGIKM, from the coding sequence ATGACCGTCACCAGACTGCTGCTCGGCTCGACCCTCGCCCTGACCCTCGGTTCCTGCGCCATGATGGCCCCCACCATGAGTTACACCCTCGCCAAGCAACCCGCCGGGGGCGCCCTGGCCTCCAGCGGCATGGTCGACGTGAAGAAAGACGGCATGACCGTCATGACCACCGCCAGGGTGATGGGCCTCGCCCCGAACACGTACTACGTCGCGCACTACCACCTGCAGGGCGCGGCCAGCGCCGACCCGTGCAGCAGCGGCGGCGCGCCCATCATGAACAGCGCCCTGGTGGGCCAGAGCGACGCCACGGGCATGCTCACCCTGACCGGCAGCGTGGCCGCCGCCGACGTGATGAACGCCACGTACTTCAACATCCACACCGCCAGGGACGCCACGGGCGCCCCCGCCGACGCCGGCGTGACCTGCACGGGCATCAAGATGTAG
- a CDS encoding aldehyde dehydrogenase family protein: MSDTSLPAPDLHALFAAQQAQRWPASQTSAAQRQAILRRLHDAVRAHRVPLADALKADLGKSRAESEITELHPVLEEIQHAIRRLPRWMAPRRVDTPSMLLGARSEVQMQARGVTLILSPWNYPVNLALVPLVASLAAGNTVILKPSEKAPNVARALSDLIGSVFEPRLVAVVEGDGEVARALTELPFGHIFFTGSGAVGRHVMRAAANNLTGVTLELGGKSPALIDASADLDVTAERLAWGKLLNAGQTCVAPDYALVPRHLEGPLLRRLEAVIARRFGTGAWLRAGPDYGRMVDSAGVQRLERLTQDSVAQGARIVLGGEFDAPGRFISPTVVSGVTPDMPLMQEELFGPVLPVLTYDTPEEALSLIRRLDAPLALYLFTTDEDMIRRVQRETTSGGMVVNGAVVHLTNPNLPFGGVGPSGMGNYHGEHGFRTFSHERAVLREPTPSPVRFLYPPYGRPVPRLVAWGLRQLERQSGPRE; encoded by the coding sequence ATGTCCGATACCAGCCTGCCGGCCCCCGACCTTCACGCCCTGTTCGCCGCGCAGCAGGCGCAGCGCTGGCCGGCCTCGCAGACGAGCGCCGCGCAGCGTCAGGCGATCCTGCGCCGATTGCACGACGCGGTCCGCGCGCACCGCGTGCCGCTGGCCGACGCCCTGAAAGCCGACCTGGGCAAGAGCCGCGCCGAATCCGAGATCACCGAACTGCACCCGGTGCTGGAGGAGATCCAGCACGCCATCCGCCGCCTGCCGCGCTGGATGGCGCCCCGCCGCGTGGACACGCCCAGCATGCTGTTGGGGGCGCGCAGCGAGGTGCAGATGCAGGCGCGCGGCGTGACCCTGATCCTGAGCCCCTGGAATTACCCCGTGAACCTCGCGCTGGTGCCGCTGGTCGCCAGTCTGGCCGCCGGGAACACCGTGATCCTGAAACCCAGCGAGAAGGCCCCGAACGTGGCCCGCGCGCTGAGCGACCTGATCGGCAGCGTGTTTGAACCGCGGCTCGTGGCGGTCGTGGAGGGGGACGGCGAGGTGGCCCGCGCCCTGACGGAACTGCCGTTCGGACACATCTTCTTCACCGGGAGCGGTGCGGTCGGGCGTCACGTCATGCGGGCCGCCGCGAACAACCTGACGGGCGTGACCCTGGAACTGGGCGGCAAGAGCCCCGCCCTGATCGACGCCAGCGCAGACCTGGACGTGACCGCCGAGCGGCTGGCGTGGGGAAAACTGCTGAACGCCGGGCAGACCTGCGTGGCGCCGGACTACGCGCTGGTGCCCCGGCACCTGGAAGGGCCGCTGCTGCGCCGCCTGGAGGCTGTGATCGCGCGGCGCTTCGGGACGGGCGCGTGGCTGCGGGCCGGGCCCGACTACGGGCGCATGGTGGACAGCGCGGGCGTGCAGCGCCTGGAACGCCTCACGCAGGACAGCGTCGCGCAGGGGGCGCGGATCGTGCTGGGCGGCGAGTTCGACGCGCCGGGCCGGTTCATCTCGCCGACCGTGGTGAGCGGCGTGACCCCCGACATGCCCCTGATGCAGGAGGAACTGTTCGGGCCGGTCCTGCCGGTCCTGACATACGACACGCCCGAGGAGGCCCTGAGCCTGATCCGCCGCCTGGACGCGCCGCTGGCGCTGTACCTGTTCACCACCGACGAGGACATGATCCGCCGCGTTCAGCGCGAGACGACCAGCGGCGGCATGGTCGTGAACGGCGCGGTCGTGCACCTGACCAACCCCAACCTGCCGTTCGGTGGGGTCGGGCCCAGCGGCATGGGCAACTACCACGGCGAGCACGGCTTCCGCACCTTCAGTCACGAGCGGGCCGTGCTGCGTGAGCCCACGCCCAGCCCCGTGCGCTTCCTGTACCCCCCCTACGGCCGCCCGGTGCCCCGGCTGGTCGCGTGGGGCCTGCGGCAACTGGAACGCCAGAGCGGCCCGCGCGAGTGA
- a CDS encoding molybdenum cofactor guanylyltransferase has translation MTHSPPGLWLTGAVTAGGRSSRFGSDKALALLEGRTLLERACASLQDCPARLLIAPPGRYVLPAHLGRWDTHPDRRPGEGPLAGLESALTHAPPGWVAFTGVDLPWLTPDYWRTLSAAITPGRLSVQATDGQDRPQPLAALYHTDLLAHVSALLDSGERRLRRAAPPEHTALVGGFTARTFLNVNTPDGLMVDG, from the coding sequence GTGACTCACTCCCCGCCGGGGCTGTGGCTGACCGGAGCCGTCACGGCAGGCGGACGATCCAGCCGCTTCGGGAGTGACAAGGCCCTGGCCCTGCTGGAGGGCCGGACGCTGCTGGAACGAGCCTGCGCCAGCCTTCAGGACTGCCCCGCGCGCCTGCTGATCGCCCCACCCGGCCGTTACGTCCTGCCCGCCCACCTGGGCCGCTGGGACACACACCCCGACCGGCGCCCCGGCGAGGGCCCGCTGGCCGGACTGGAAAGCGCCCTGACGCACGCCCCGCCCGGCTGGGTGGCGTTCACCGGAGTGGACCTGCCCTGGCTGACCCCCGACTACTGGCGAACCCTGAGCGCCGCCATCACGCCCGGCCGCCTCAGCGTGCAGGCCACGGACGGGCAGGACCGGCCGCAACCGCTGGCCGCGCTGTACCACACGGACCTGCTGGCCCACGTGAGCGCCCTGCTGGACAGCGGGGAACGCCGCCTGAGGCGCGCCGCGCCGCCCGAACACACCGCGCTGGTCGGGGGCTTTACGGCCCGGACGTTCCTGAACGTCAACACGCCGGACGGGTTGATGGTTGATGGTTGA